A stretch of Bombina bombina isolate aBomBom1 chromosome 2, aBomBom1.pri, whole genome shotgun sequence DNA encodes these proteins:
- the LOC128647233 gene encoding spindlin-Z-like, with protein sequence MKTPFGKAAGQRARGDAAHAGVSASMIKKRTSHKKHRNNVGPSKTISHPRRNIVGCRIQHGWKEGSGPITQWKGTVLDQVPVNPSLYLIKYDGFDCVYGLQLHKDERVSALEVLPDRVASSRISDAHLADTMIGKAVEHMFETEDGSKDECRGMVLARAPIMNTWFYITYEKDPVLYMYQLLDDYKEGDLRIMPDSNDSPPAEREPGEVVETLVVKQVEYAKEDGSKRTCMVIHQVEAKPSVYCLKFDNDFHISVYDLVKTS encoded by the coding sequence ATGAAGACCCCATTCGGAAAGGCAGCAGGTCAGAGAGCCAGAGGTGATGCAGCACATGCAGGTGTGTCTGCCAGTATGATAAAAAAAAGGACTTCTCACAAGAAGCATCGAAATAATGTTGGTCCAAGCAAAACAATTTCCCACCCCCGGAGGAATATTGTAGGTTGCAGAATACAGCATGGTTGGAAAGAAGGTAGTGGCCCAATAACACAATGGAAAGGAACTGTATTGGATCAAGTGCCAGTCAACCCATCCCTTTATCTTATTAAATATGATGGATTTGATTGTGTCTATGGACTACAACTCCACAAGGACGAGCGAGTGTCTGCTCTTGAAGTTCTTCCAGATAGAGTTGCTTCATCTCGAATTAGTGATGCTCACTTGGCAGACACAATGATTGGTAAAGCTGTTGAACACATGTTTGAAACAGAAGATGGTTCTAAGGATGAGTGTAGAGGAATGGTCTTAGCAAGAGCTCCCATAATGAACACATGGTTTTATATAACCTACGAGAAGGACCCAGTTTTATATATGTATCAGCTATTAGATGACTACAAAGAAGGAGATCTCCGCATCATGCCAGACTCTAATGATTCCCCTCCAGCAGAAAGAGAACCAGGAGAAGTTGTGGAAACCCTTGTAGTAAAGCAAGTGGAGTATGCCAAAGAAGATGGCTCAAAAAGGACTTGCATGGTAATACACCAAGTGGAAGCCAAACCCTCTGTTTATTGCTTAAAATTTGATAACGATTTCCATATTTCTGTCTACGATTTGGTGAAGACATCGTAG